Proteins found in one Hemibagrus wyckioides isolate EC202008001 linkage group LG23, SWU_Hwy_1.0, whole genome shotgun sequence genomic segment:
- the trim55b gene encoding tripartite motif-containing protein 55b isoform X1, with protein MDILEKQLICPICLEIFTKPVVILPCQHNLCRKCANDIFQASNPYLPTRGGSVSSGGRFRCPSCRHEVVLDRHGVYGLQRNLLVENIIDMYKQESTSSRPAPERTDDQPMCEVHEDEKINIYCVTCSIPTCSMCKVFGSHKDCEVAPLKSVYQVQKTELTDSLAMIVGNNDRIQGIISQLEETCRAIEENGRRQKSQLCEKFDHLYAIMEDRKREMSVKVTAEQDEKLNYIRGLKRKYEDHLENVTKLVESGIQTMEEPEMAVFLQTSKPLLQQMGEATNTSHLEKVERGYENMDHYFVDFKKERGALNGIKFIADEDEEEEDGDEAEKDAQKEQATSGGAQSGMLSSQPPPLPLPPNPVKNTSS; from the exons atggacattttggagaagCAGCTGATTTGTCCAATTTGCCTGGAAATCTTTACAAAACCTGTGGTGATTCTACCATGCCAACACAACCTCTGCCGGAAATGTGCGAATGACATATTTCAG GCATCGAATCCATACCTTCCCACCAGAGGAGGATCAGTGTCTTCAGGAGGCCGTTTCAGATGCCCATCCTGCAGGCACGAGGTTGTTCTGGACCGTCATGGGGTTTATGGACTGCAGAGGAATCTTTTGGTGGAAAACATCATTGATATGTACAAACAAGAGTCCACCAG TAGCAGACCCGCTCCAGAGAGGACAGATGACCAGCCCATGTGTGAGGTGCATGAGGATGAGAAGATCAACATCTACTGCGTGACCTGCAGCATCCCCACCTGCTCCATGTGCAAGGTGTTCGGCTCTCACAAGGACTGTGAAGTGGCACCTCTCAAAAGTGTATATCAAGTTCAAAAG ACAGAGCTAACAGACAGCCTTGCAATGATAGTGGGCAACAACGACAGGATCCAAGGCATCATTAGTCAGTTGGAGGAGACCTGCAGGGCTATAGAG GAGAATGGCAGGAGACAAAAATCACAGTTGTGTGAGAAGTTTGACCATCTCTATGCCATCATGGAGGACAGAAAAAGGGAGATGAGTGTCAAAGTGACAGCCGAGCAGGACGAGAAGCTGAACTACATCCGTGGACTCAAGAGGAAGTACGAAGATCACCTGGAGAACGTGACCAAGCTTGTGGAGTCGGGGATCCAAACGATGGAGGAACCAGAGATGGCTGTTTTCTTACAG ACTTCGAAACCTTTGCTACAACA GATGGGTGAAGCCACGAATACGTCCCACTTGGAAAAAGTGGAGCGTGGCTATGAGAACATGGACCATTACTTTGTTGACTTCAAGAAAGAACGTGGAGCTCTAAATGGCATAAAATTCATCGCAG ATGAGgacgaggaagaggaagatggagaTGAAGCAGAGAAGGACGCCCAGAAAGAACAGGCTACTTCAGGAGGAGCACAATCAGGGATGCTGAGCAGCCAACCTCCGCCTCTTCCTCTGCCTCCAAATCCAGTCAAAAACACCAGCTCATAG
- the trim55b gene encoding tripartite motif-containing protein 55b isoform X2, translated as MDILEKQLICPICLEIFTKPVVILPCQHNLCRKCANDIFQASNPYLPTRGGSVSSGGRFRCPSCRHEVVLDRHGVYGLQRNLLVENIIDMYKQESTSRPAPERTDDQPMCEVHEDEKINIYCVTCSIPTCSMCKVFGSHKDCEVAPLKSVYQVQKTELTDSLAMIVGNNDRIQGIISQLEETCRAIEENGRRQKSQLCEKFDHLYAIMEDRKREMSVKVTAEQDEKLNYIRGLKRKYEDHLENVTKLVESGIQTMEEPEMAVFLQTSKPLLQQMGEATNTSHLEKVERGYENMDHYFVDFKKERGALNGIKFIADEDEEEEDGDEAEKDAQKEQATSGGAQSGMLSSQPPPLPLPPNPVKNTSS; from the exons atggacattttggagaagCAGCTGATTTGTCCAATTTGCCTGGAAATCTTTACAAAACCTGTGGTGATTCTACCATGCCAACACAACCTCTGCCGGAAATGTGCGAATGACATATTTCAG GCATCGAATCCATACCTTCCCACCAGAGGAGGATCAGTGTCTTCAGGAGGCCGTTTCAGATGCCCATCCTGCAGGCACGAGGTTGTTCTGGACCGTCATGGGGTTTATGGACTGCAGAGGAATCTTTTGGTGGAAAACATCATTGATATGTACAAACAAGAGTCCACCAG CAGACCCGCTCCAGAGAGGACAGATGACCAGCCCATGTGTGAGGTGCATGAGGATGAGAAGATCAACATCTACTGCGTGACCTGCAGCATCCCCACCTGCTCCATGTGCAAGGTGTTCGGCTCTCACAAGGACTGTGAAGTGGCACCTCTCAAAAGTGTATATCAAGTTCAAAAG ACAGAGCTAACAGACAGCCTTGCAATGATAGTGGGCAACAACGACAGGATCCAAGGCATCATTAGTCAGTTGGAGGAGACCTGCAGGGCTATAGAG GAGAATGGCAGGAGACAAAAATCACAGTTGTGTGAGAAGTTTGACCATCTCTATGCCATCATGGAGGACAGAAAAAGGGAGATGAGTGTCAAAGTGACAGCCGAGCAGGACGAGAAGCTGAACTACATCCGTGGACTCAAGAGGAAGTACGAAGATCACCTGGAGAACGTGACCAAGCTTGTGGAGTCGGGGATCCAAACGATGGAGGAACCAGAGATGGCTGTTTTCTTACAG ACTTCGAAACCTTTGCTACAACA GATGGGTGAAGCCACGAATACGTCCCACTTGGAAAAAGTGGAGCGTGGCTATGAGAACATGGACCATTACTTTGTTGACTTCAAGAAAGAACGTGGAGCTCTAAATGGCATAAAATTCATCGCAG ATGAGgacgaggaagaggaagatggagaTGAAGCAGAGAAGGACGCCCAGAAAGAACAGGCTACTTCAGGAGGAGCACAATCAGGGATGCTGAGCAGCCAACCTCCGCCTCTTCCTCTGCCTCCAAATCCAGTCAAAAACACCAGCTCATAG
- the dnajc5b gene encoding dnaJ homolog subfamily C member 5, translating into MSEQRQRALSTSGEALYQVLGLDKNCTHDDVKKSYRKLALKYHPDKNPENPDAAEKFKELNNAHSVLSDVTKRNIYDKYGSLGLYVAQQFGEENVNTYFMLSSWWAKGLFAICGLLTGCYFCCCLCCCFNCCCGKCKPRTPGEEDPECYVSPEDLEEQIRTDTERDGDTPVMHQPSNASEKTQLIGDGHRTYT; encoded by the exons ATGAGTGAACAAAGACAGCGAGCCCTGTCCACCTCAGGCGAGGCTCTGTACCAGGTGCTTGGCCTTGACAAGAACTGCACCCACGATGACGTCAAGAAATCATACAG gaaGCTAGCTCTGAAGTATCACCCAGACAAGAACCCGGAGAACCCTGATGCTGCTGAGAAGTTCAAGGAGCTCAACAATGCTCACTCCGTGCTCTCGGACGTCACAAAACGCAACATTTATGACAAATATGGCTCGTTGGGGCTCTACGTGGCCCAGCAGTTCGGAGAGGAGAATGTGAACACTTATTTCATGCTCTCCAGTTGGTGGGCTAAG GGTCTGTTTGCCATCTGCGGCTTGCTGACAGGCTGCTACTTCTGCTGCTGTCTGTGTTGCTGCTTCAACTGCTGCTGTGGGAAGTGTAAGCCCCGCACTCCTGGTGAGGAAGACCCTGAGTGCTACGTATCTCCTGAAGACCTGGAGGAGCAGATTCGCACTGACACAGAAAGGg ATGGTGACACTCCTGTAATGCATCAACCATCTAATGCGAGTGAGAAGACCCAGCTGATTGGTGACGGACACCGGACATACACCTGA